One Salvia splendens isolate huo1 chromosome 12, SspV2, whole genome shotgun sequence genomic window carries:
- the LOC121758965 gene encoding nicotianamine synthase-like, whose translation MVCLRDPLVLKVQQLYESISKLEDLSPSKEVDALFTELVHVCIPPHPIDPTKLCPEIQEMRGKLIALCGHAEGLMEKHFCTLLTSFDRPLDHLSLFPYHSNYLKLSRLEFDLLSHHSPAPARVAFVGSGPLPLTTIVLAANHLRSTIFHNFDIDASANAMAAKLVAPHPELAGRMAFHTADIMDVPGAALREYDVVFLAALVGMDIEEKMHVVQHLAKSMAPGAILMLRSAHGARAFLYPVIDPRQLRGFELLSVYHPTDDVINSVVVARRCPSPLPTPTGPHVLCSKCSEVQPFNPLCQMNELAVEEHHC comes from the coding sequence ATGGTTTGCCTAAGAGACCCTCTTGTTCTCAAAGTCCAGCAGCTCTACGAGAGCATCTCGAAGCTCGAGGACCTGAGCCCCTCGAAAGAGGTGGACGCGCTCTTCACAGAGCTCGTCCACGTCTGCATTCCCCCGCATCCCATCGACCCCACAAAGCTCTGCCCTGAGATCCAAGAGATGCGGGGGAAGCTCATCGCCCTCTGCGGCCACGCGGAGGGCCTCATGGAGAAGCACTTTTGCACCCTCCTCACCTCCTTCGACCGCCCCCTCGACCACCTCTCCCTCTTCCCCTACCACTCCAACTACCTCAAGCTCAGCCGCCTCGAGTTTGACCTCCTCTCCCACCACTCCCCTGCCCCGGCCCGCGTCGCCTTCGTGGGCTCCGGCCCCCTCCCCTTGACCACCATCGTCCTTGCGGCCAACCACCTCAGATCCACTATCTTCCACAATTTCGACATTGATGCCTCCGCCAACGCGATGGCGGCCAAGCTGGTGGCCCCGCACCCAGAGCTGGCCGGGCGGATGGCGTTCCACACAGCCGACATCATGGACGTGCCCGGGGCCGCCCTCAGGGAGTACGACGTGGTGTTCCTGGCCGCCCTGGTGGGGATGGACATCGAGGAGAAGATGCATGTGGTTCAACATTTGGCGAAGAGTATGGCCCCTGGGGCCATACTGATGCTCAGGAGCGCCCACGGGGCAAGGGCCTTCCTCTACCCCGTGATCGACCCTCGCCAACTCAGGGGATTTGAGCTTCTCTCTGTCTACCACCCCACTGATGACGTCATCAATTCAGTCGTGGTGGCTAGGAGATGCCCAAGCCCCCTCCCCACCCCGACTGGGCCCCACGTGCTCTGCAGCAAGTGCTCTGAGGTGCAGCCTTTCAACCCTCTCTGCCAGATGAATGAGTTGGCGGTTGAAGAGCATCACTGCTAA